Below is a window of Humulus lupulus chromosome 9, drHumLupu1.1, whole genome shotgun sequence DNA.
atcaagaacacccttgggtgtacctaggccgaaatcaccaaaCATGCACTCATGGattatcacaatttttttatgcatagcaaaatcaacatcacaaccctttaacacaaatcatactctcacaatatccaaatcctatacatcaatcctaccaaaatcaaccattagcattattaacaaaacctcatagacaacccaccaaaaacaaatataagggctaagaaaagaccacctctcttgattgtaaaatcaagaacacaaaagatcaatacccaaactccacacccttgttcaagcctagggtttttattggaaaaccaccatgaggagaaggaagaacccaaacacacacaaaaaaataacacaaatcaataacatattatcaaataaaagagattatgcaaaagagaaaacaagaagacatactctaggaggGGTTCCTCctcaccttctccttccttcttcctttctttttttcttcctctctctctctctctctaggtcacggcagccacacacaagagcaatggctcttctctcctttcataaCCCTTTTATAAAAAATCCTCCCATAAAGTCTCCCctaacacaataaggtaagtttccatttcccatttattttctcttaattcctCTTTATTGTAAAAAGATATAAAGGAACaaaatgatcatgcctatccccaaaataattatggtcttcaatttttgatttttatcattttaaggaaatccttcctttcccactaggtcacacgcccaacactcttcttcccttttcttttctttttttttttataaataaattaacccaattaaaatctaaaataaggaagtataaaatgtgtagaaaaatctacacatgtgcaccatgctaccatgcactagcacacactaaatcactagggtgcattactatctatcatgcaccttagtgcattccaccatagctcacataattaccatatttgtcacacttaattaaaatgtaacactaatagtaaaataacatgttacacaattattcacttattaaattaattaaccaaaacatttctaacaattaaataaaataacaaacaatcaaataaaacaaataatcaaccaaataaaataacaacacttaaataaaacaattcatcacacttaacatttaaatcaaataaatcacaaaaatttaaataatctaaaaaaaaaaatttggtgcactacattccGTCTCCATCTCTGTCTCCACCTCTACAATCTGGTTGGGAGAGAATGAGCCACTACACCAAATTCCCATTTCTATAACACATGAATATACTAATAAAAATGTGTTATGCTAGAGTATTATATTGGCATgaaaaaaagggcggtaatataCCCCATCCCGCCACTTAGCCTTTTTTTTCATTACTGAGTCCTGAAAATTTGTGAGACCCGCCACTTAGCTTTTTTTTCATTCCTGAGACCTGAAAATATGTGAGACCGAGAGACCCATTTCCTCAATTCCAGTGAGACCGAGAGACCCTGAAAATATGTGAGACCGAGAGACCCATTTCCATTTCCTTAACCCAAAGTCCGTGCAGCTCTAACCATCTCCAGTTCACTCAACCCAAAAATCTGAGGCGCTGATCTTCTATCTCCGGCAAGCTCCAAAATCTAAGGTTCTGCCCTCCTCCATTCATCTATCTATCTTCCCTTTTCTTGCTAAAGCCAAATGCATTTCGATTTTTAAGTATTATTTGCATAAACGAGGACAAGAAATTGGGATTGGAATGGTTCGAATATTACTACTCTGGTTTTAAGTTGGGGCATCACCCACTCGTGTTGGTTGGTCAATCTGTGAGAAGCAATTTGGTATTTGTAACTTTGTCTAAAAATGAAGTGCCAGATTAGTATATTCATTTCACCATTTGAGTATCTAGGTTACAGCATTACTTATCGGTGAGACTACGAATTAAAGAGGTGGTGCGATCACTTGGTGAGCGTACAAAGGATTTCGAGTTGTCCAGGaggtatataattttgttttattttttaattgttttctgTAATAGTGAGTTCCAGAGATTCATTTCAATCTAAAACCCGTGTTATTGCAATGCTTTGTAGAAAATGAGACAGATGGAAACTTCATCATTATGTTGTCTTCTCTGATAATATTCTGGCATGTGCAGTGGTTGTTAGCTCCACTGTTTCTGCAGCGGCGGTAATTTGAATTCCTACTATACTTCTATGTTTCCTTTCCCAATAATGCTGATTTTAAGcaatggtaaaaaaatgttgCGGCGGCTTCGTGGCTTTTATTTCATTCAACACTTGTAACTACTTATTTTGGACTCCATGATATTGTTGGTATGAAATAGATATATCAGACCTTGATCGTTGTCTCTTGTCATAAAATTGTGCAGGAACCAAAGAAAATTGTGTTTCCATGTGGTGACTGATTCACTCAATTTCCCTGAAATCTCAATGTGGTTCATATTGAACCCTCTAGGCAAAGCCACAATCTAAAGGGCTGGTAGGATTTTTAAAGATGTTTGGAGTGCTAGAGTGATTCTTTACATTCTGTTAAGTGGAGTGTCTCCATTTTGGGCTGGTAGGATTTTTAAAGATGCTTCTTGTTTGTCATTGTTGTATTTAGTATCTATGTTTGTTAGAGTTAGTTTTGTCAAGCTTAATTATTACCTACCGATAGACCTTTGAATGATCCTCTGAATAATTGTTATGTTTGGAAATAGGAAATGGAAATGAAGCTGGTAGAGAAGGCTCAACAATTAAAGTCTGAAGTGGTAAGATTACACAATTCTTTTGTCAGTGTAACTTAAATTATAATAGGGTGAATCTTTGACTAGATGGTTCATGGAAACTATTTGTGCTGACTGCTGATACAGATAATGGCATGCCTTAGCATCCATACATCTAATATATTTACTTGACTTGAATCTTTACAAAGCAAAGGGTGACTAACATAATTGatagataataatttttttatgtataaGGAAATATTATGTGATGCCTATATTCTTATGTGTTTGTATGTGTATATGAACTTTATATTTGGTTCTTAAGCGTCTTATGTGCTATTTTTGAATCTTTGATAACAAATATTGTATCAAGTTTTGGTTGTATTATTCAAATGCTGTGATGTTATTCTTTTTTAGGATTTACCTTTTGATCTTTTTGAACCATACATATGTTTATACATATATTTGGTTATCAATTATGAttataactgtattaatatgtatatatttttaattgaagAATCAATCATGGTTGGGTTCCCTTATCAACACTATAGTTGGAAATTTGAAACTCTCAATTTCAAATATTCATATCAGATACGAGGACAGTGAAAGGTGTGTAATAGCAagttaaattttatattttggaaTCTTTGCATTCTTATTTTCTGTCTGAATTTTAATTTCCTATTCTCTAGCAATCCTGGTCACCCATTTGCAGCAGGTGTGACCTTGGAGAAACTCTTAGCTGTGACAGTTGATGACAATGGGAATGAGACTTTTATTACTGGTGGTTCACTAGACCGTATACAAAAGGTTCATAATTTTTTTCCTTATAGGGTGTCGATTGATATGAATGCaatcaagtttaagttttattcTCTTTATTGTCAAACAACACACTTATATTCTGGAACCAATTATAGGAAATGCAAAGTATACaaagctaagggaaaatgaaTTGGCTAAGAGGATCAACCTTTGCAGAATGCAACAGTGAATTTGGATGATGTCATTCTATGTTTATCAAAGGTTTAATTTCATAATTCAACTATGATTGGATACTTGGAGGCATGTTTTGATTGGCCTTGAAAATTTTTAGTATCTTGTTGTTGCAGGATGGATACAAGGATATGTTAAAACTAGCTGATCTTTTTTGCCTTTAATCTGGTTAGCCCATAAATGTTATGTCTTTTGCCTTATTCTTGAGAGGTAATGCATGATTCCATAtcttgttttttctaaaaaaaaatatattagttgttgagttttgttttattttggtcTCTAATTAATCTACCAAATTCAGAGTTTCTGACCCCAGTTCAATTCAGCTGcttatttttttactttattaaaaaatacACAGTTTTACACTTGCATGCTTTTCTTTTTATTGAAAAGAAAAGGAATCATTATTACTCCATGGTATTCAATGAAGGATCAGTTGGTTTcaccttattttttatttatttatttattttgctttAACTTTAAAATTTGTGATCAGTTTCTGATGGGTGCATTGTGTAACTATCAGATTTTGCTTGGTTTTATTTTCTGATGGAATTTATAGTTGCTGATAGATTTTTGGGACCAAGGACTAGTTCTTTCGTTAATCTTTGAAGATACTTCATTTTCCATCTTTTATATTCGATGATAATGCAACATTGTACACCAAACATAGTGTTTTAGAAAGGAACTTTGTTGCTTGAGATGTCTTTAAATGACTAGTTTTGTTGTCCTTATGGGGCTTACAGTGACTCATTAATGTaatctcatttttttcttaacaCAGGGAATACATTTATTTCCAAGAAAGTTGACaacaagaagaaaaataaacTTAAGGTGGAAGATAAGATGCTTGGATGGGGTAACTTGACAACATTGAACTTTTCTGTCTTTGTAGAGTGGAGCCAAGAAAGTAGTATTATCTTGCCATATTTTACATTTCAGGTTCTCAATGAAGCTTATTAGCAttcatgtattttctcaatataTGTATGCTCTTCAGTGTTTCTGGCTTGTAAGTGAATTTTCTTGCACCTGattcttaaattttattttattctgtTTTAGCTACATGATTTTGATACGTGCATTGCAAAAAATGAAGAAACTATTCAAATTGATCCTCACTTTGCTGAGTGTTATGGAAACATGGCAAATGCTTGGAAGGTAATCTTTAGTATCTTTTATGGTTCCACTGTCAAGTATTTAGCTTGCAAGCATCTAATAGATAGTTATTATGTTTCTGCTATAGGAGAACGGCAACATTGATGTTGCAATCCGCTACTATTTAATTGCTATCGAGGTTTGTTACAGCCAACATTGATGGAACTTCTCAAGGTAAGACTTTAATGCAAGTTACATTGTGCTCCTTACCAGTTTGTGAGCAAGTCAGTAATTCAGCTTTCAAAATACAACATTATGACTTGTTCTGTTACTCTTTCTGTTGCTGGCTATGACCATTTCTGTTATATGATTATCAGGGTTACACaggtgtagtgcaccaaaatttttttttttagattatttaaattttgtgctttatttgatttaaatgttaagtgtgatgaattgttttatttaagtgttgttattatatttaattgtttatttgatttatttgatggtttgttattttatttaattgttagaaatgttttggttaattaatttaataagtgattaaatgtgtaacatgttatcttactattagtgttacattttatttaagtgtgacaaatgaggtatttatgtgagctatggtggaatgcactaaggtgcatgatagatagtaatgcaccctagtaatttagtgtgtgctagtgcatggtagcatggtgcacatgtgtagatttttctacacattttaggtttccttattttagatttaatggagttatttatataaaaaaaaaaagaataaaagaaaagggaaaggaggagtgggcgtgtgacctagtgggaatgcaatatatcattaaaatggtaaaaaggatcaaaaaaaattgaagactataatcatttggggataggcttgatcatgttttattccttgtatctttttgaaataaagaaaaatcaaggaaaataaaagagaaatggaaacttaccttaatttgtttgggagactttatgagaggatttgtcataaagggactaagaaaggagagaagagccattgctcttgtgtgtgtgtgtggctgccgtgacctagagagagagagagagagagaggcgtgtagagagagagagagagagaggaagaaagaaagaaaggaagaaggaagaagaaagtgaagaggaaccccctagagtatgtcttcttattttctctttgtttaatctctttatttgataatatgatattgatttgtgttatgctttgtgtgtgtttggattcttctttctcctcatggtggctttcccataaaaccctaggcttgaacaagggtgtggagtttgtggtattgatcttttgtgttcttgattctacaatcaagagaggtaatggtcttttccttagccttatattgtttttggtggttgtatttgaggttttgctaatggtgttaatggttgatttttgggtaggaatgatgtataggatttggattttgtgagagtatgacttgtgtttaagggttgtgatgttgattttgctatgcatgaaaattgtaataatctatgagcacatgtaaggtgatttcggcctaggtacacccaagggtgttcttgatttgttgtgtgatttaccaaaatatttgatccatgttttaggacctttgatatatgggtaagaggacaagtggtaatcttgatatttttgatcatgaaatgttgttagatgcatgttttgttttgaatgattaaattgtgagatgcatgaaaataatgatagaaatatgctaggttaaaataaggcacatgtgaacatggtataaatttactatatgctattttattgaaaaggttttgttggctttcatggaattgcaacaaatgattttaaaaggattcatgtgattatgttagtggaatcatgcatattataagagcataatgagattataggcatgaatgattttatgtaatttttgagacaaaagttgagttttacaaagaattaagcttgctgtttttttcaagataattgggtaaaagttgataaaaatatgagttgcatgcataaataatgttcttgatgaatgtgttaatttttatgaaattaaaagaggattttaagtctcatattatgatattttactcaattaatttcctacagaatttttattgaattttgagaaaaaatgagtttataaaattgaatatggtgattttaatgataaaaaaatggttgctggaattttgtaataaaatgtgaagaaagtttcactaaaaatggatttgattaatttttggaataaattatttttcctaagttatggtaatattgaaaattgatattttaatggtatgaatgcatattttgataaataatgattttctttattttgattgagaaaaatatttagactctatttatttatgatttttgaataaaataaatagtggctgaaagtttgttttaaaaagttaacaattgttattaaattgtcacatatgggtttttaccacttaaaaactaagttttaaataaattaaatcaaaatataatttttccacacttaaaatatatttttctaaagaaacatgttaaaataggtattttaattaaacccaagcttgttggttaattcttggtaaattaatatttatttaatgaaaatgtcacatattttattttgagctaaaataaaataaagttttgagaaatttaatcaacttagaaattttaaagaaaacatgtaatatggccattgattttcaaacaatagaagcaagaaatgtagggttatcgtttttgaaaacgtctttattacgcaacgttcccacgtatgcatgttacatgcaaatcaacttttacgtccaaaatcatgattattattcaaatatgtaatttttataaagcaatcatgttagcaaaatgggtagaacgagcattattctttttggcgataattgcatgttttagtgtaacggttatcatgagtgcatggcccatgcacacatgagttgtatggaagggcaaaatagtaattttatgaacctaagaaacgttattttgattatgatataggctcgttgaaaagattgtgaaattcttagcttggacctgaggtaaggaagttagatagattttatgtttctatgctatgaatggtaaggctgttttatgaatgaactgttatgcaattatgaatgccttaatgtgatgatatgattgaatgtgaaatgtgaatggatgttagatacatcaaacagaatacgatgttagatacatcaaacagatttcgatgtcagatacatcgaccgagttactaaggacattgagacgtgactcctagggcggacgcgccgaggttattcaaggaccagtgatctcctgtttacctcatagggtgacatggacaactagcgttccatgctcatcatgtatgctgtatgttgtgatatgatgatatgtcacatgtatgttatgatatgttgatatgtcacgtttatgttatgatatgatgatatgtcacatttatgttatgatatgctgatatacttatgttatgatatgatgatatgatgatatgtcacatttatgttatgatatgttgatatgtcacatttatgctatgatatgttgatatgtcacatttatgttatgataagatgaaatgttacgattatgttatgatagaccatgatgttttagatgaatgttagtgtttggttgtttgttgtttttcttacttgcttacttgcttgtacttccttactgggcttttagctcacccccttactttccttccaggtagcaaataggttttctctatggcacgcgtggtgacgtggggagttcttcatcatggggtgtatggcgtggggcaatcctatgga
It encodes the following:
- the LOC133800172 gene encoding intermembrane lipid transfer protein VPS13-like, with translation MEMKLVEKAQQLKSEVNQSWLGSLINTIVGNLKLSISNIHIRYEDSESNPGHPFAAGVTLEKLLAVTVDDNGNETFITGGSLDRIQKVHNFFPYRVSIDMNAIKFKFYSLYCQTTHLYSGTNYRKCKVYKAKGK